From one Portunus trituberculatus isolate SZX2019 chromosome 8, ASM1759143v1, whole genome shotgun sequence genomic stretch:
- the LOC123499635 gene encoding mitotic spindle assembly checkpoint protein MAD2A-like has protein sequence MAGTGQEVTNAITLKGSAQLVSDFFYYGINSILYQRGIYPPDSFTFAQQYGLTVYTTTDNAVKDYLNNILAQIKEWLEAGEVQRLVLVVANVDTKEVLERWDFMVQQETGFTAEDAKDGKTGNKDLKLIQKEMREVIRQITACVTFLPLLDCVCSFDLQVYTHKDTKASEKWIESPPCFIANSQEVRLKSFSTSIQRVDTCVSYKMDD, from the exons ATGGCGGGCACAGGACAAGAAGTCACCAACGCAATTACCCTCAAAGGCTCGGCACAGCTGGTGTCCGACTTCTTCT ATTACGGGATCAACAGCATCTTGTACCAGCGAGGCATTTACCCCCCCGACTCCTTCACCTTCGCCCAGCAGTACGGCCTCACTGTCTACACCACCACTGACAATGCTGTGAAAGACTACCTCAACAACATCCTGGCGCAGatcaagg AGTGGCTGGAGGCTGGGGAGGTGCAGcggctggtgttggtggtggcgaaCGTGGATACAAAGGAGGTGCTGGAGCGATGGGACTTCATGGTGCAGCAAGAAACCGGCTTCACTGCTGAGGATGCCAAGGA TGGCAAGACTGGAAACAAAGACCTCAAGCTGATACAGAAGGAGATGCGAGAAGTTATCAGGCAGATCACAGCCTGCgtcaccttcctccccctactggactgtgtgt GCTCGTTTGACCTCCAAGTGTACACCCACAAGGACACCAAGGCCTCGGAGAAATGGATAGAGTCACCACCTTGCTTTATCGCCAACTCTCAGGAAGTCCGCCTTAAATCCTTCTCCACATCCATCCAGCGAGTCGACACCTGTGTTAGCTATAAGATGGAtgactga
- the LOC123499604 gene encoding titin-like isoform X1, protein MTRFTGRSLVVVVVVAVVVVVGVAGEKLEHGLELITRGELTGETDFAPQGREDERTSAHRSFPAAPIALTYLPPIQSPLPIEETQGTTTGTSATPGEVFVAPDHGGEILRPFNQAGSHLEQTSQQHHHHHHHLGPFESSQENTPFHTEFQPSTSDQDPDALPAVVPGVILPEVEEDEEEPEFFSKVGESKLALIGGVMGAKTAVLDGLKEARESLVTGLKSAVTAKTEAFGTLTKAAPFEHTPQTAPAPVVPYPIYPPYPKPQQTYPQPSYVYHKASYPQPVYHKPVYHKQMYPVVVYPGYHQYHAKPSPLEALKAKVEGYVETKRAAVSGALAKVEEAKAKLDAKIKGLFKPTSLKKTPIPYPSKPLPAPSAPFYPFRPYLNVPLTPHKGYSIKATPAKPLPAPVHHVKGPVPKPYPVNVYPAIPQPSLATTPAPTPVPIPATLPAASTGPQIPQETYPMATAPQYQPVYAIYPVAASPDVGLKEKLEAKKKQVMGAITGAFAKLKAPFQYLHPSYSYYYAPQHW, encoded by the exons GTTCACAGGACggtcgctggtggtggtggtggtggtggcggtggtggtggtggtgggagtggcagGGGAGAAGCTGGAACACGGTCTGGAGCTCATCACACGGGGGGAGCTGACGGGGGAGACAGACTTTGCGCCCCAGGGGag ggaAGATGAGCGGACCAGCGCCCACCGAAGCTTTCCCGCGGCGCCCATAGCCCTCACCTACCTGCCGCCCATACAG AGCCCCTTACCCATAGAGGAAACACAGGGGACCACCACAGGCACCAGCGCTACCCCGGGGGAGGTCTTCGTGGCTCCTGACCATGGGGGAGAGATACTTAGACCATTCAACCAAGCAGGGTCACACCTCGAGCAGACCagccaacagcaccaccaccaccatcaccaccttggcCCCTTTGAGTCCTCCCAAGAGAACACGCCCTTCCATACAGAGTTCCAGCCCTCAACAAGTGACCAGGACCCAGACGCCCTCCCAGCTGTGGTCCCag GTGTGATACTgccagaggtggaggaggacgaggaggagcctGAATTTTTTTCGAAGGTGGGTGAATCGAAGCTGGCTCTGATCGGGGGCGTGATGGGAGCCAAGACCGCTGTGTTAGATGGTCTGAAGGAAGCCAGGGAGTCTCTTgtcacag gcctGAAGAGCGCAGTAACAGCCAAGACAGAAGCATTTGGTACCCTCACGAAAGCTGCACCGTTTGAACACACCCCCCAAACTGCACCAGCCCCCGTGGTACCGTACCCGATCTACCCGCCGTACCCCAAGCCCCAGCAGACGTACCCCCAGCCTTCCTACGTGTACCACAAAGCCTCGTATCCTCAGCCAGTGTACCATAAACCAGTGTACCATAAGCAAATGTACCCTGTAGTGGTGTACCCTGGATATCATCAGTACCACGCCAagccg AGCCCCCTGGAGGCGTTGAAGGCTAAGGTGGAGGGCTACGTGGAGACTAAGAGAGCGGCTGTGAGTGGAGCGCTGGCCAAGGTGGAGGAGGCTAAGGCGAAGCTGGACGCAAAAATCAAAGGTCTTTTTAAACCCACTTCCTTGAAAAAAACACCTATTCCATACCCTTCCAAGCCCCTTCCAGCCCCGTCTGCACCCTTCTACCCCTTCAGACCCTATCTCAATGTGCCCCTGACGCCTCACAAGGGGTACTCCATCAAGGCCACCCCTGCCAAGCCCCTGCCAGCCCCTGTACACCACGTCAAAGGCCCGGTACCAAAACCTTACCCTGTGAATGTATACCCAGCCATACCACAGCCTTCCCTTGCTACTACCCCTGCTCCTACCCCTGTCCCGATCCCTGCCACGCTTCCTGCCGCTTCTACAGGCCCCCAGATACCCCAGGAGACCTACCCCATGGCCACAGCACCCCAGTATCAGCCTGTGTATGCAATTTACCCCGTGGCAGCCTCGCCTGACGTGGGACTCAAGGAAAAG CTGGAGGCGAAGAAGAAGCAAGTGATGGGAGCGATTACAGGC GCGTTTGCAAAGTTGAAGGCGCCATTCCAGTACCTGCAcccttcctactcctactactacgcCCCCCAGCATTGGTAG
- the LOC123499604 gene encoding adhesive plaque matrix protein-like isoform X2, translating into MTRFTGRSLVVVVVVAVVVVVGVAGEKLEHGLELITRGELTGETDFAPQGREDERTSAHRSFPAAPIALTYLPPIQSPLPIEETQGTTTGTSATPGEVFVAPDHGGEILRPFNQAGSHLEQTSQQHHHHHHHLGPFESSQENTPFHTEFQPSTSDQDPDALPAVVPGLKSAVTAKTEAFGTLTKAAPFEHTPQTAPAPVVPYPIYPPYPKPQQTYPQPSYVYHKASYPQPVYHKPVYHKQMYPVVVYPGYHQYHAKPSPLEALKAKVEGYVETKRAAVSGALAKVEEAKAKLDAKIKGLFKPTSLKKTPIPYPSKPLPAPSAPFYPFRPYLNVPLTPHKGYSIKATPAKPLPAPVHHVKGPVPKPYPVNVYPAIPQPSLATTPAPTPVPIPATLPAASTGPQIPQETYPMATAPQYQPVYAIYPVAASPDVGLKEKLEAKKKQVMGAITGAFAKLKAPFQYLHPSYSYYYAPQHW; encoded by the exons GTTCACAGGACggtcgctggtggtggtggtggtggtggcggtggtggtggtggtgggagtggcagGGGAGAAGCTGGAACACGGTCTGGAGCTCATCACACGGGGGGAGCTGACGGGGGAGACAGACTTTGCGCCCCAGGGGag ggaAGATGAGCGGACCAGCGCCCACCGAAGCTTTCCCGCGGCGCCCATAGCCCTCACCTACCTGCCGCCCATACAG AGCCCCTTACCCATAGAGGAAACACAGGGGACCACCACAGGCACCAGCGCTACCCCGGGGGAGGTCTTCGTGGCTCCTGACCATGGGGGAGAGATACTTAGACCATTCAACCAAGCAGGGTCACACCTCGAGCAGACCagccaacagcaccaccaccaccatcaccaccttggcCCCTTTGAGTCCTCCCAAGAGAACACGCCCTTCCATACAGAGTTCCAGCCCTCAACAAGTGACCAGGACCCAGACGCCCTCCCAGCTGTGGTCCCag gcctGAAGAGCGCAGTAACAGCCAAGACAGAAGCATTTGGTACCCTCACGAAAGCTGCACCGTTTGAACACACCCCCCAAACTGCACCAGCCCCCGTGGTACCGTACCCGATCTACCCGCCGTACCCCAAGCCCCAGCAGACGTACCCCCAGCCTTCCTACGTGTACCACAAAGCCTCGTATCCTCAGCCAGTGTACCATAAACCAGTGTACCATAAGCAAATGTACCCTGTAGTGGTGTACCCTGGATATCATCAGTACCACGCCAagccg AGCCCCCTGGAGGCGTTGAAGGCTAAGGTGGAGGGCTACGTGGAGACTAAGAGAGCGGCTGTGAGTGGAGCGCTGGCCAAGGTGGAGGAGGCTAAGGCGAAGCTGGACGCAAAAATCAAAGGTCTTTTTAAACCCACTTCCTTGAAAAAAACACCTATTCCATACCCTTCCAAGCCCCTTCCAGCCCCGTCTGCACCCTTCTACCCCTTCAGACCCTATCTCAATGTGCCCCTGACGCCTCACAAGGGGTACTCCATCAAGGCCACCCCTGCCAAGCCCCTGCCAGCCCCTGTACACCACGTCAAAGGCCCGGTACCAAAACCTTACCCTGTGAATGTATACCCAGCCATACCACAGCCTTCCCTTGCTACTACCCCTGCTCCTACCCCTGTCCCGATCCCTGCCACGCTTCCTGCCGCTTCTACAGGCCCCCAGATACCCCAGGAGACCTACCCCATGGCCACAGCACCCCAGTATCAGCCTGTGTATGCAATTTACCCCGTGGCAGCCTCGCCTGACGTGGGACTCAAGGAAAAG CTGGAGGCGAAGAAGAAGCAAGTGATGGGAGCGATTACAGGC GCGTTTGCAAAGTTGAAGGCGCCATTCCAGTACCTGCAcccttcctactcctactactacgcCCCCCAGCATTGGTAG